TGTTAGTAAGATCATAAATTTTGCCCATAACTATTGGGGCGGTTGATGCCCCTAAAAGATTCTGAACAACAACAGCTATTGCATAAGAGGTCGCTCTTAGACCGGGATGAATTACATCCTGAGTGACTGCAGCTGCTCCGGAAATAAAGGCCAGCACCAGCACTCCAAAAACCAGAAAAACGGCATATTGCATTGTCCCCTTAACGAGAGCCAGAGCCACAAAGAGTGAAATGGCAGAAAGAACTGTAGTAACAACCGGAAACATTAGTCTTGCATCTACTCTGGTCTTACGCCATTTGTCTGTAAGAAATCCGCCAAGCGGAGCACCCACAATGGCAAGAACCATTATCGAACTAGCCATCTGTCCTGCCTTATCCTGAGGGACTCCTCTTGTATTCTGAAAATAGGTAGGCAGCCATGTCAGAAGAGAGGTTGTAACAAAAACAACAGCTGCCATGCCGAAGTAAGTAAACAAGACAGAGGGCTTGGAGAGAAATTCCTTGACCAGGTCTTTCTTCTCCATTTTAATTTTGTTTTTATTGATATCGATGAATGAGAGATCGACTGTTTTATAATCCTTTACGAAAAGAAAGAGAACAGCAACAATCATTCCGGGAATAGCCACGATTCCGAATGCGTGTTTCCATCCGAGTTTTGCTGCAATTATTCCTCCCAGAAGAACACCTATTGCCGACCCCAGAGGTATTGAAGCATTCCAGATGCCCATCATTTTGGCTCTTTTATCAATAGGATAAAGTCCTGAAATCATTGCGCTGCCTCCCGGTGCGTAACCAGCTTCACCTACACCAATAAGAAGTCTGGCTAAAAAAAGCTGTGTGAAGTTTCCTGTCAGGGCACAAAGAGCGGTGGCAAGACTCCACATTATTGCCATAACCCCGATAGTCTTTGTTCTGCTCCATCTGTCAACAAGAATTGAAATTGGAAACGTGAGAAGCACAATTGCCCAATATACCGCTGAAACAAGTAATCCACTCTGGGTATGAGTAATACCCCAGTCCTGTTCAATCGATGTAAACATTGAAGTTACTACCATCCTGTCGATATAATCGAACATATACAACAGGAAGAGAAGTACAAAAACATAATTTGAGTATCCCTTTGTAAAGAGATAGCCGGTGCGGTCTTCAGGCTTTTTCATTTAGATCATGGTTAGTAAATCCTCATCACCAAGTAAATAAAAATTAATATCAGTTGTTATCTTTATTGTGTTTTTAAGTCTTTATACTTAGTGGAGAGAGAAGTGCCTAAAATGCCTAAAGTCCGGAGTGCCTGGAGTTATATTAATACTTGCATAATTTTGAATTGAATTAATTACTATTTTTCATTCTTCAAAAAACACAATAAGCAGAAATTATGACAACACTTAAACAAATTAATGATTTTATTGATTCCCAGCCTATTGCTATGGTTGGTGTATCACGTAATCCAAAAAAATTCGGATATGCTGCTTTCAAGGAACTCAAAGAAAAAGGGATGAAGATTATTCCTGTTAATCCTGAAGCAGATCAGATTCTCGGTGAGAAATCCTTCCCGAATGTCGGCAAATTACCTGCAGAAGTGAAGAGCATTCTAATTATGACAAAGAAAGATAAAACAGCCGCAGTAGTGAGAGAGGCAAAAGAAAAGGGGATTAAGCAGATCTGGATACAGCAGTCATCCGATTCAAAAGAGGCTCTTGATGAACTAAAAGGGTCTGATATCAGTTATATTACCGGCCAGTGCATACTGATGCACTATAAACCTCATAGTATTCACAAGTTTCACGGGAACATTAAAAAGTTTTTCGGTAGTTTTCCGAAATAAGTTCAAGCAGATGTCAGAAGAAAAGGAGATATATGGTTTAGAGTTTATGGTCAGAGATTATGAATGTGATCTTCAGGGGGTTGTTAATAATGCAAACTACCAGCATTACCTTGAACATGCCAGGCATGAGTTTCTGATATCGAAGGGTATAAGTTTTGTTGATCTGCATAATGAGGGTATTGATCTGATTGTTACAAAGGTGGAGATTGACTATAAATATCCGCTGAGAAGCAGGGATAGATTTATTGTTAATATCAGTATTGAAAGAGAAGGAAATGCCCGGCTTGTATTCGTTCAGGAAATCTGCAGGCTCCATGACAAAAAATTAATTGTAAAAGCCAGGGTAACCGGTGTGGCAACCAGGAATGGAAGGCCGGTAGCGCCGGGGAAGATTGTGGACCAACTTGGGTTGGGTCAGGATAAAAGATAATAGACAAAAGACAAAAAGATTGCCGCGCCCTCCTTCGTCGGGCTCGCAATGACCGTGAAATATTTAAATTTTTTACATATGAAGAAGAACAAAATAACCCGCCGCCAGTTTGTAACAACAGTGTCGGCCGGAACCGGAGCAGTTCTCCTTGGGAGTGCAGCATTTACTCTTCCGCGATCTGTTTCTCCTCCCCCGGCAGATCCTTTTATGCAGATTACCCTCGGGAAAACAGGAATCAAGACGACCCTTCTGGGGATGGGTACAGGCTTCAGCGGCTATAACCGCTCTTCAAATATCACTCGCGCCGGTGTTGCAGAACCGCTTATAAAACAAGCATTTAATAAGGGAATCAGATTTTTCGACTGTGCAGATAGTTATGGTACGCATCCTTTTACTGCAGCTGCCCTTAAGGGAATTCCCCGGGAAAGCTATGTGCTCAGCTCAAAAATATGGGTCAGCCAGGGAGGAATACCTGAACCTGAAAGGCCTGATGCTGATGTCCTAATTGACAGGTTCCGTAAAGAACTGAATACCGATTATCTGGATATAGTACAGATACACTGTATGACAGATGCTCTGTGGACCGATAAGCAGAAAAGGCAAATGGATGTTCTTGAAACCCTGAAAGCAAAAAAGATAATTAGGGCACACGGGGTATCAGTTCATTCGCTGGAAGCGCTGCAGGCAGCAGCAGAAAGTGATTGGGTTGATGTAATTCATGTCAGGATAAATCCCTATGGAGAATCTATGGACAGAAAAGATCCTGCAGAGGTAACCCCTGTAATTGAGAAACTCCACAAAGCAGGAAAAGGTGTAATTGGAATGAAACTGATCGGAAACGGAAAATTCAGAAATGATTCTGACAAAATAGATGCTTCACTTAAATATGTACTCGATCTGGGTACTGTTGACATGATCATTGTTGGATTTGAATTGCCGGAACAGATAGATAATTATATCGGAAGAATTGAAAAAGTAAGAAAAGCCTAACTTCTTTAATTATAAATAACTATGAGATTTTTTCGTTTCATTTTTGCTATCCTGTTAGTTTGGATTGGTTTTGCTTTTTATCAGGAAGACGGATTAAAAGATATTATTGAATCAGGTGCAAAGCTTGAAAAGCTGGCCGGAGATTTCAGGTTTACCGAAGGTCCTTCTGCAGATGCGAAAGGAAACGTCTATTTCACCGATCAGCCAAACGACCGTATTATGATGTGGAGCCTCACCGATGAGCTGTCAACATTTATGCAGCCAAGCGGAAGATCAAACGGACTATCGTTCGACAAGGAAGGATTTCTCTGGTCGTGCGCTGATGAGAAAAATGAGTTATGGAAAATTGCACCCGATAAGAAGATTCTGGTAATTCCTTCAAAGTATGAGGATAAAGTACTGAATGGGCCAAACGATTTATGGATCCATAAAAGCGGAGCCATCTATTTTACTGATCCTTTTTACAAAAGAGCATGGTGGGATCACAGCGATAAGCCCCAGGAAAAGCAGTGTGTTTATATGCTTTCACCTGATCACAAGACTATAATTAAGCTCGCAGATGATCTTGTACAGCCAAATGGAATTGTCGGCACACCCGACGGGAAAAAGTTGTTTGTTGCAGATATTGGGGCAAATAAGACATGGTCATATGCAATTAACAAAGATGGCAGCCTGAGCAACAAAACCCTCTTCTGCGAACTTGGTTCAGACGGAATGACAATTGACAGTAAAGGGAATATTTATCTGACAGGAAAAGGAGTAACCGTATTTGACAAAACCGGGAAACAGATCGGAAACATTGCTGTTCCTGAAAGCTGGACTGCTAACGTTTGTTTCGGCGGACCGGATATGAAAAGTCTGTTCATAACAGCCAGCAAAGGACTTTACAGAATCAGGGTAAAAGTTAAGGGGACAAACGGCTAACAATGAATGTTGATAACAAATATCAGTTTAAAACATTCAAACAGGAAAATTTCATATTATTGCACTTCACTTTTTAATAATAGCTATGGAAGGAACTAGAAGAGCTGATATCAGGCCGGGAATTGCTGTTATGGTTGAATTAGCAGAAGATAAACGTACCGGACGTCTCACCGGTGGTAAAGTAAAAGAGATCCTTACTTCGTCTCCAAATCATCCCCACGGAATAAAAGTTATGCTCGAAAACGGTCAGGTTGGAAGGATTAAACAGATAATCTGATTCCGGTTATTTGACAATCAATCAAAATTTTATATAAATTTGGGCCTGTGAAAAACTTATGGTTTTTCATATGTCATTTTTATATTTTACTAATTCTTACGAAATGATATACGAGGATTTTCTGGTCCGTTCATTAGGAAAGGGAAACGTAGTATCGCCTCTTAAAAACAAACAAAGAGAAGATAGCCCCGTTTATAAATTTGTTGACGATTCCGAAAGGATTCTATACGATGTCTCAGTCTCTTATTTTCATAAATGCAAAGAGACCGGCGAGAATCCGGTATCTTTTGAAAAAGCTGGTCCAAAAGAGAATCTTTTCTTCGAACCGGCTAAAACGAAGGTTGGAATAGTCACTTGCGGAGGCTTGTGCCCCGGACTAAATAACGTTATCCGGAGCCTTGTAAACGAGCTTCATTACCGGTATGGGATAAACCGGATTATAGGATTCAAATATGGTTATGAAGGCCTTGTTTCAAAATTTAATCATCCGGTTGTGGAACTCACTCCGCAGATGGTAAGCGATATACATCTGACAGGAGGAACTTTTCTTGGCTCATCAAGGGGTAACCAGGATGTGGGACAGATGGTAGACACCCTCGAAATTATGAACATCAATGTCCTGTTCTGTATCGGGGGCGATGGAACATTACGAGGAGCTCATGCAATACAGGAGGAGATTACGAAGCGCAATCTTAAAATTGGTGTTGCCGGAATCCCTAAAACTATTGATAATGATATCGACCTTATACAAAAATCTTTTGGCTTTGAAACGGCATTTTCAATTGCGAATGATATAATCAGAAATGCTCATAATGAAGCAGAAGGAGCACATAACGGAATCGCTCTTATTAAAGTAATGGGCCGGGATTCAGGTTTTATTGCCGCCAGCGCAGCATTGTCTGTTCAGGAGGTAAATTTTGTTCTGATTCCTGAAATTTCATTTGATCTCTATGGTCAGCGCGGCTTTTTAAAGATCCTGAGAAACAGACTTGAAGAGAAACATCATGCTGTGGTTGTAGTAGCGGAAGGTGCCGGGCAGGACTTTTTTGAGACAGGAAGCCATGAGAAAGATGCTTCCGGAAACATCAGGCACAAAGACATAGGAGTGTATCTCAAGGAAAAAATAAAGGAGGAGTTCAGCGCCAAACAGTTTCCCCATGGAATAAAATATATCGATCCAAGTTATATAATCAGAAGTGCTCCCGCCAATGCAAACGACAGCAAATTCTGTAATCTTCTCGCTCAGAATGCTGTACATGCTGTTCTCTCGGGAAAAACAGATTTTGTGGTAGGATTCTGGAACAACCAGTTTACACTGATACCAATACCGATGGTTGTGGCGAAACGGAAAAAAATTGATGTTGAAGGTGAATTGTGGTGGAACGTGCTTGAGGCAACCGGCCAGCCCATTAGTATGAAGAATCCATAGTATGATTAAGAATCTTGTTTTTGACCTTGGTAATGTACTTATAAGCTTTAAACCGGCTGAGTTTTTCGATAAAAAAGACTACCCGGAAAGTGTAAAAGCTAAAATCCTGTCCGATATATTCGGAAGTAATGAATGGTTAATGCTTGATAACGGAGATATCAATACCCGTCAGGCAATTGACTTAATCGCTTCAAAGTCGACCCTCAATAAGGAAGAAATAGCCCATATTTTCAATTTAAGATCAGAATTGATATTTCCCCTCGACCAGAACGTCAGGCTTCTTCCTGGCTTAAAAAACCAGGGTTACAGGCTATATTTTCTTTCAAACTTTCCTATTGATCTTTTTGAAGAGGTTAAAACAGGTTATTATTTCTTCAAATATTTCGATGGCGGCGTTATTTCGGCTGAAGCAAAAGCATCCAAGCCGGACCTGAAAATATATAATATTCTGCTTGAAAAATATAATCTGGTTCCCAACGAGTGCCTGTTTATCGATGATCTTGAAGTAAACGTGAGAGCAGCTGAGGCTGCCGGTATGAATGGTCTTGTTACATTTGGGGCACTGGGCTTATCAAGGGAAATAGAAACCGCTCTTGCCTCCGCCGCTATATAGTATTTATATACTTTTTTCGCGCACCCCGGTGTCAGACAGATATTTCTATGGGAAAAGGTGTTGTTATATTTATCTTCTTTCTCGCAGGAGCTCTTGACTCTCATTCTCAGGCAATTACTCAGGTTATAAAAGGAATTGTCATCGACAATGACACCAGAATTGCTCTTCCCGGAGCAAATATTATTGAACTCAACTCCTCTCCTCCCAACGGAGCTGTGACAGATTCATTCGGGAAATTCAGAATTACAACCGGAATCGGAAGGATCACAATAAAAGTAACCTTCCTGGGATATGAGGAAATGATAATCAGGGATATTCTTGTAGCATCCGGGAAAGAGGTGGATCTTGAAATTGCCCTGACAGAAAAGGTTGTTCAAACCTCTGATGTTATTATCAGATCTGATAAAAGCGGAAGAAAGAACATCAACCAGATGGCAACTATCAGCACAAACACTATCAGGACCGATGACGCACTCAGATATGCAGGAGGTTTTTATGATCCATCCCGTATTGTTAATGCATTTGCAGGTGTTGTTACTGCTAACAGTGACCAGAGTAACGATATCGTGATAAGGGGTAATTCCTCCCGTGGACTGCTCTGGAGGGTGGAAGGTATTGAGATTCCGAATCCCAATCACTTCAGCGACGGTCAGGGCGGCAGCGGTGGCGCTTTTTCAGCGATAACATCAAATATTATTTCCAATTTTGATTTCTTCACCGGCGCATTTCCTGCTGAATTCGGTAACGCCTTTTCAGGAGTAATGGATTTAAACCTCAGAAAAGGCAATGCTGATAAACATGAATTTGCTTTTCAGACCGGAATGATTGGAGCAGAGGTCTCAATGGAGGGACCATTCTCTGCCCGGTCGGGAGCTTCTTTTCTTCTTAACGCGCGATACACTAATTTTAAAATTCTGAGCGATCTGGAGCTTATTGATCTTGGCGAAACTAATTTTGCTCCCCGAACTAAAGATCTGGGGTTTAATATCAACATTCCCGCCAAAAAAGCAGGAACCCTTAACATATTCGGAATTTACGGAGCAAGCTCTCTGGGCAGGATCCCTTCTCATAACATATCAGAATGGCAGACTTTATCAGACCGATGGGAGGAGATGGAGGAACAGGGCTCGGGAACAACCGGACTTAAACATCTGTATGCCTTTAAAAACTCAAAAACATATATTAAAACAGTACTGGCATATTCATCATTCACAAGCAGATACAGAGAAGGCTATATAGATTCTTTACTTGTAACATCAAACAGTTATACCTATAGTTACTTATACCCCTCGCTGCGGAGTTCAATTCTTGTTAATCACAAGTTTAATCCGGAGAACACTGTGAGGGCAGGAATAAATCTTAATTTCCTGTCGGCTGAAATGAAAAATTTCAAGTTAAATACCACAGGACAATATGATACGCTAGTAGCACCATCTGCCTCCGGAGATCTTATACAGGGTTATGTTCAGTGGAAATATCGTCCGGCCCCTGACCTTGAACTGAACTCCGGAGTACACATTCTTGAATCATCTTTAAACAAACAGGTAAGTATCGAGCCCCGATTCGGATTACGGTGGCAGGTAACTCCGCAGGGTTCATTTATGGCAGGATTTGGCATGCATTCAAGAATCGAATCGCTTGCGGTATATAATGCTCTAATCAAAGATAATACCGGAGCACGGTCTGCTCTTAACAGTGAGATGGATTTTTCCAAAGCCCTGCACTGGGTGGCAGGATTCGATATTTCGGTTACAAAAGATATAAGATTAAGAGTTGAAGGATATATTCAATACTTGTATAACATCCCCATTGTTAATAAAATAACAAGTCAGTACTCCACAATTAACAGTTCTGAACGGCTGCCGGAAGCACTGCTTGAAAACGAAGGAACAGGAATGAATAATGGTGTTGAACTAACAGTGGAAAAGGCATTTACCAGAAATTACTATTTCCTTTTTACCGGTTCTTTGTTTGATTCATGGTATCAGGCTGGAGACAAGAGGAGGTACAGTACTTATTATAATACGAAATATGTTTCCAACCTTCTGGCAGGTAAAGATTTTTACGTAGGTAAAAACAAACGGAACTCTATTGGAATAAATGCAAAATATGTTTTCAGAGGTGGTTACAGATTTACACCAGTGGATGAAAAGAAATCGCTAAAATCGAAAAGAATTATTTATGATAACACTTCATATTATGAAGGCCAGCTTCCCGACTTCTGGAGACTCGATGCCGGAATAAATTTCAGAAGGAATCATAATCATTACTCCTGGATAATTATGCTCGACATTCAGAATGCTGCAAATCATAAAAATGTTTTCAGAAGAAGGTTTAACTGGGAAAACGGAGGAATTGTGTCGAGTGATGTTTTAAGTCTTGGAATAATTCCGGTTTTCAACTTTAGGGTGGAGTTTTAAGATTTTGAGTCCGTCATTGCGAGGAGGAACGACGAAGCAATCTCTGAAATTTAGAAAAATATGGTAAGTTAGATTTCGGTTAGACAGAAGGATTGCTTTGTCCTCCTGCGTCGGTCTCGCAATGACGCTTCATGGTTTTAAAATTCATGGCCGGAAGGCTTAGCATGACAAAATTTTCAATCCTGCCGGACTTAAGAGATAAGATAATTGATATTAATCAGCTCTATATCTGATATTTATCAAACATTTAGTATTGGATTGTTCCACGTGGAAACCAGAGTCAATTTGTGAAATATTCCAGTAAAACCGCTGTTTTCGCAGAGCCGATTGTATTTTCAAGTTCCTCCCTCGATGAGCTTTTGATTTTTTCCACAGACCCGAAATGTTTAAGCAAAATCTCTTTTGTCTTTGGTCCGATTCCTTTTATCTGATCGAGATCTGACTTGATCATATCTGCCGAACGTTTATCGCGATGGAAATTAATTCCGAAACGGTGAGCTTCATTTCTGAGCTGCTGAATAATTTTCAGGCTGATTGTGTTTTTGTCGAGATAAATCGGAACCGAGTCGCCGGGAAAATAAATCTCTTCAAGTTTTTTTGCGATTCCTATCACAGTAATTTTCTGACGCAATCCCAGTTTGTCAATACTTTTCATTGCCGAAGAGAGCTGACCTTTTCCTCCGTCAATAATAACAAGCTGCGGCAGGCTCTGCTCCTCTTCCATCATACGCTTGTAGCGTCTGAAAACAATTTCCTCCATTGAAGAAAAATCATCCGGTCCGGTTACTGTTTTAATATTGAAGTGTCGGTAATCACTTTTACTGGGTTTGGCATTCTTAAAAACAACACAGGCAGCAACCGGATTCGTTCCCATAATGTTTGAATTATCGAAACATTCTATATGTACCGGCAGGTTAGGCATGTGGAGGTCGTTTTTTAATTTCTCAAGGTTTTTACCTGTTCTTGCCTGCGGGGAGTGTTCAAGTCTTTTTTTCTTTTGTTCCAGCTTATAGTAGATAGCATTCCTTTCTGCAAGCTCAAGAAGCTTAAGTTTTTCACCAGCCTGCGGAACAGTATATTTAACCTTATCTATCAGTATATCAGGCTTAAATGGAAGAATAATTTCAGATGAATCGCTTGATAATCTCTGACGTATTTCAGTTATAGCAATCCCAAGAATCGACTCCTTTTCTTCATCTATCCTTATCTTAATTTCAAGTGTATATGCCTGAATTACAGCTCCCTGGACCACTTTCAGGAAGTTAACATAGGCATTATCTGACTCCTGTGCAAAACCAAAGACCTCAACATTCTTGATAGTGTTGCTGACCACTGTGGATTTGCTTCTGAAGCGGGATAAGATCTCAATTTTGTCCTTTACCAGCTGGGCGTCCTC
The nucleotide sequence above comes from Bacteroidales bacterium. Encoded proteins:
- a CDS encoding excinuclease ABC subunit C, with the protein product MPAEANLKPLLSLLPDKPGIYQFLDTYGTIIYVGKAKNLKKRVTSYFSKNQSGKTVVLLRKAADIKHIVVDNESDALLLENNLIKKHQPRYNILLKDDKTFPWICIKKEPYPRIFSTRNTIRDGSAYFGPYTSGLMVKTLIGLIRQLYKLRTCTLNLSESNISAGKFKVCLEYHIGNCKAPCIGLQAESDYQENIVQIKDILKGNISTVLDHLKNLMGKYSAELKFEDAQLVKDKIEILSRFRSKSTVVSNTIKNVEVFGFAQESDNAYVNFLKVVQGAVIQAYTLEIKIRIDEEKESILGIAITEIRQRLSSDSSEIILPFKPDILIDKVKYTVPQAGEKLKLLELAERNAIYYKLEQKKKRLEHSPQARTGKNLEKLKNDLHMPNLPVHIECFDNSNIMGTNPVAACVVFKNAKPSKSDYRHFNIKTVTGPDDFSSMEEIVFRRYKRMMEEEQSLPQLVIIDGGKGQLSSAMKSIDKLGLRQKITVIGIAKKLEEIYFPGDSVPIYLDKNTISLKIIQQLRNEAHRFGINFHRDKRSADMIKSDLDQIKGIGPKTKEILLKHFGSVEKIKSSSREELENTIGSAKTAVLLEYFTN
- a CDS encoding MFS transporter, translating into MKKPEDRTGYLFTKGYSNYVFVLLFLLYMFDYIDRMVVTSMFTSIEQDWGITHTQSGLLVSAVYWAIVLLTFPISILVDRWSRTKTIGVMAIMWSLATALCALTGNFTQLFLARLLIGVGEAGYAPGGSAMISGLYPIDKRAKMMGIWNASIPLGSAIGVLLGGIIAAKLGWKHAFGIVAIPGMIVAVLFLFVKDYKTVDLSFIDINKNKIKMEKKDLVKEFLSKPSVLFTYFGMAAVVFVTTSLLTWLPTYFQNTRGVPQDKAGQMASSIMVLAIVGAPLGGFLTDKWRKTRVDARLMFPVVTTVLSAISLFVALALVKGTMQYAVFLVFGVLVLAFISGAAAVTQDVIHPGLRATSYAIAVVVQNLLGASTAPIVMGKIYDLTNIQTALSVLPLVLLLGAFLFWLGSRSYVKDLGKVAKIELEAAE
- a CDS encoding ATP-dependent 6-phosphofructokinase, with the protein product MIYEDFLVRSLGKGNVVSPLKNKQREDSPVYKFVDDSERILYDVSVSYFHKCKETGENPVSFEKAGPKENLFFEPAKTKVGIVTCGGLCPGLNNVIRSLVNELHYRYGINRIIGFKYGYEGLVSKFNHPVVELTPQMVSDIHLTGGTFLGSSRGNQDVGQMVDTLEIMNINVLFCIGGDGTLRGAHAIQEEITKRNLKIGVAGIPKTIDNDIDLIQKSFGFETAFSIANDIIRNAHNEAEGAHNGIALIKVMGRDSGFIAASAALSVQEVNFVLIPEISFDLYGQRGFLKILRNRLEEKHHAVVVVAEGAGQDFFETGSHEKDASGNIRHKDIGVYLKEKIKEEFSAKQFPHGIKYIDPSYIIRSAPANANDSKFCNLLAQNAVHAVLSGKTDFVVGFWNNQFTLIPIPMVVAKRKKIDVEGELWWNVLEATGQPISMKNP
- a CDS encoding CoA-binding protein; this encodes MTTLKQINDFIDSQPIAMVGVSRNPKKFGYAAFKELKEKGMKIIPVNPEADQILGEKSFPNVGKLPAEVKSILIMTKKDKTAAVVREAKEKGIKQIWIQQSSDSKEALDELKGSDISYITGQCILMHYKPHSIHKFHGNIKKFFGSFPK
- a CDS encoding SMP-30/gluconolactonase/LRE family protein, encoding MRFFRFIFAILLVWIGFAFYQEDGLKDIIESGAKLEKLAGDFRFTEGPSADAKGNVYFTDQPNDRIMMWSLTDELSTFMQPSGRSNGLSFDKEGFLWSCADEKNELWKIAPDKKILVIPSKYEDKVLNGPNDLWIHKSGAIYFTDPFYKRAWWDHSDKPQEKQCVYMLSPDHKTIIKLADDLVQPNGIVGTPDGKKLFVADIGANKTWSYAINKDGSLSNKTLFCELGSDGMTIDSKGNIYLTGKGVTVFDKTGKQIGNIAVPESWTANVCFGGPDMKSLFITASKGLYRIRVKVKGTNG
- a CDS encoding YwbE family protein, which encodes MEGTRRADIRPGIAVMVELAEDKRTGRLTGGKVKEILTSSPNHPHGIKVMLENGQVGRIKQII
- a CDS encoding aldo/keto reductase gives rise to the protein MKKNKITRRQFVTTVSAGTGAVLLGSAAFTLPRSVSPPPADPFMQITLGKTGIKTTLLGMGTGFSGYNRSSNITRAGVAEPLIKQAFNKGIRFFDCADSYGTHPFTAAALKGIPRESYVLSSKIWVSQGGIPEPERPDADVLIDRFRKELNTDYLDIVQIHCMTDALWTDKQKRQMDVLETLKAKKIIRAHGVSVHSLEALQAAAESDWVDVIHVRINPYGESMDRKDPAEVTPVIEKLHKAGKGVIGMKLIGNGKFRNDSDKIDASLKYVLDLGTVDMIIVGFELPEQIDNYIGRIEKVRKA
- a CDS encoding HAD family phosphatase, whose protein sequence is MIKNLVFDLGNVLISFKPAEFFDKKDYPESVKAKILSDIFGSNEWLMLDNGDINTRQAIDLIASKSTLNKEEIAHIFNLRSELIFPLDQNVRLLPGLKNQGYRLYFLSNFPIDLFEEVKTGYYFFKYFDGGVISAEAKASKPDLKIYNILLEKYNLVPNECLFIDDLEVNVRAAEAAGMNGLVTFGALGLSREIETALASAAI
- a CDS encoding TonB-dependent receptor; the protein is MGKGVVIFIFFLAGALDSHSQAITQVIKGIVIDNDTRIALPGANIIELNSSPPNGAVTDSFGKFRITTGIGRITIKVTFLGYEEMIIRDILVASGKEVDLEIALTEKVVQTSDVIIRSDKSGRKNINQMATISTNTIRTDDALRYAGGFYDPSRIVNAFAGVVTANSDQSNDIVIRGNSSRGLLWRVEGIEIPNPNHFSDGQGGSGGAFSAITSNIISNFDFFTGAFPAEFGNAFSGVMDLNLRKGNADKHEFAFQTGMIGAEVSMEGPFSARSGASFLLNARYTNFKILSDLELIDLGETNFAPRTKDLGFNINIPAKKAGTLNIFGIYGASSLGRIPSHNISEWQTLSDRWEEMEEQGSGTTGLKHLYAFKNSKTYIKTVLAYSSFTSRYREGYIDSLLVTSNSYTYSYLYPSLRSSILVNHKFNPENTVRAGINLNFLSAEMKNFKLNTTGQYDTLVAPSASGDLIQGYVQWKYRPAPDLELNSGVHILESSLNKQVSIEPRFGLRWQVTPQGSFMAGFGMHSRIESLAVYNALIKDNTGARSALNSEMDFSKALHWVAGFDISVTKDIRLRVEGYIQYLYNIPIVNKITSQYSTINSSERLPEALLENEGTGMNNGVELTVEKAFTRNYYFLFTGSLFDSWYQAGDKRRYSTYYNTKYVSNLLAGKDFYVGKNKRNSIGINAKYVFRGGYRFTPVDEKKSLKSKRIIYDNTSYYEGQLPDFWRLDAGINFRRNHNHYSWIIMLDIQNAANHKNVFRRRFNWENGGIVSSDVLSLGIIPVFNFRVEF
- a CDS encoding acyl-CoA thioesterase — translated: MSEEKEIYGLEFMVRDYECDLQGVVNNANYQHYLEHARHEFLISKGISFVDLHNEGIDLIVTKVEIDYKYPLRSRDRFIVNISIEREGNARLVFVQEICRLHDKKLIVKARVTGVATRNGRPVAPGKIVDQLGLGQDKR